The following proteins come from a genomic window of Emys orbicularis isolate rEmyOrb1 chromosome 25, rEmyOrb1.hap1, whole genome shotgun sequence:
- the PSMD11 gene encoding 26S proteasome non-ATPase regulatory subunit 11, giving the protein MAAAAVLEFQRAQSLLSTDREASIGILHSIVKRDVQENDEEAVQVKEQSILELGALLAKTGQAEELGGLLKYVRPFLNSISKAKAARLVRSLLDLFLDMEAATGQEVDLCLECIEWAKSEKRTFLRQALEARLVSLYFDTKRYQEALQLGSQLLRELKKMDDKALLVEVQLLESKTYHALSNLPKARAALTSARTTANAIYCPPKLQAALDMQSGIIHAAEEKDWKTAYSYFYEAFEGYDSIDSPKAITALKYMLLCKIMLNTPEDVQALVSGKLALRYAGRQTEALKRVAQASKNRSLADFEKALTDYKVELRDDPIINTHLAKLYDNLLEQNLIRVIEPFSRVQMEHISSLIKLSKADVERKLSQMILDKKFHGILDQGEGVLIIFDEPPVDKTYEAALETIQNMSKVVDSLYNKAKKLT; this is encoded by the exons ATGGCGGCTGCGGCGGTGTTGGAGTTCCAGCGAGCCCAGTCCCTGCTCTCCACCGACCGCGAGGCCTCCATAGGGATCCTGCACTCCATAG TGAAGCGCGATGTTCAGGAAAATGATGAGGAGGCAGTGCAAGTTAAAGAGCAGAGCATCCTGGAACTGGGGGCGCTTCTTGCTAAGACTGGACAGGCGGAAG AACTTGGAGGACTTCTGAAGTATGTTCGACCCTTCTTGAATTCCATCAGCAAAGCAAAGGCAGCCCGTTTAGTCCGATCTCTCCTTGATCTGTTCCTCGATATGGAGGCAGCTACAGGACAGGAG GTCGACCTGTGCTTAGAGTGTATTGAATGGGCCAAATCAGAGAAGAGGACTTTCCTACGCCAGGCTCTAGAG GCAAGGCTGGTGTCTTTATACTTCGATACAAAGAGATACCAAGAGGCATTGCAGCTAG GATCTCAGCTCCTGCGGGAGTTGAAAAAGATGGATGACAAGGCTCTCTTGGTTGAAGTGCAGCTATTAGAAAGCAAGACATACCATGCCCTGAGCAATCTGCCAAAAGCAAGAGCAGCTTTAACCTCTGCACGAACTACAGCCAATGCAATCTACTGCCCACCCAAACTGCAGGCAGCACTGGACATGCAGTCAG GTATTATCCACGCAGCAGAAGAAAAGGACTGGAAAACAGCCTACTCCTATTTTTATGAGGCGTTTGAGGGATATGATTCAATTGACAGCCCAAAAGCCATCACTGCATTGAAATACATGTTGCTGTGCAAAATCATGCTCAACAC cccagaggaTGTGCAGGCATTAGTGAGTGGGAAGCTTGCTCTGCGGTATGCAGGAAGACAG ACAGAAGCTCTAAAGCGTGTGGCACAGGCCAGTAAGAATCGATCGCTGGCAGACTTTGAAAAG GCTCTGACCGATTATAAGGTGGAGCTCAGGGACGACCCCATCATCAACACTCATTTGGCTAAACTCTATGATAACTTATTGGAACAAAATCTGATCCGAGTCATTGAACCCTTTTCTAGAGTACAG ATGGAACACATATCCAGCCTCATCAAGCTCTCAAAG GCTGATGTGGAAAGGAAACTGTCACAGATGATCCTGGACAAGAAATTTCATG GGATCCTCGACCAAGGGGAGGGAGTCCTGATTATCTTTGACGAGCCGCCAGTAGACAAAACGTACGAAGCTGCTCTTGAGACTATTCAGAATATGAGTAAAGTAGTGGATTCACTCTACAACAAAGCCAAGAAGCTAACATAG